In Drosophila santomea strain STO CAGO 1482 chromosome 3L, Prin_Dsan_1.1, whole genome shotgun sequence, a single window of DNA contains:
- the LOC120450570 gene encoding delta-1-pyrroline-5-carboxylate dehydrogenase, mitochondrial, whose translation MLQMLRSFSRCTSLQQSALKSSSRCLGSVIPDLNLKDFPIANEPILGYRKDSKERKALEQALKGTSSSCEDIPIVIGGKEYKTSEIRYQVMPHDHQHKLATFYYADKKLIEKAIKTAVETQPKWDRVSIADRLKIWEKAADLMATTYRQDLNAATMLGQSKTAIQAEIDSAAELIDFIRMNAYFLKEVTKYQPISENIKVTKNSLRYRGIDGFIAAVSPFNFTAIGGNLSYTPALMGNGVLWKPSDTAILSNWIIFKIMREAGVPDGVVNFVPADGPVFGDTITASPHLAGINFTGSVPTFNRLWKQVGNNIDSYVNFPRLTGECGGKNFHFIHASADVESVVTSTIRSAFEYCGQKCSACSRMYVPESLWPQIKEGLLREAAKLKIGDVQDFSSFTSAVIDDKAFKRITGYIEHAKKSPNLEILAGGTYSDSKGYFVNPTIVLSKDPKDRIMTEEIFGPVLSIYVYKESDLLETMKLVHTSTKFALTGAVFGQDEDFVKCALQEFKMAAGNFYINDKSTGSVVGQQPFGGGRMSGTNDKAGGPHYILRWSSPQSIKETFVPLRDVNYPYMCE comes from the exons ATGTTGCAAATGCTGCGAAGTTTCTCCAGATGCACTAGTCTGCAGCAGAGCGCGCTGAAAAG TTCCTCTCGCTGTCTGGGTTCTGTAATACCGGATCTCAATCTGAAGGACTTCCCGATCGCCAATGAGCCGATCCTGGGATATCGCAAGGACTCTAAGGAGCGTAAGGCCCTCGAGCAGGCTCTGAAGGGCACGTCCTCGAGCTGCGAAGACATCCCTATCGTGATCGGCGGCAAGGAGTACAAGACGTCGGAGATTCGATACCAGGTTATGCCCCATGACCACCAACACAAGCTGGCCACCTTCTACTACGCCGATAAGAAGCTCATTGAGAAGGCCATCAAAACGGCGGTGGAAACACAACCCAAGTGGGATCGAGTGTCGATTGCAGACCGCCTGAAGATCTGGGAGAAGGCAGCAGACCTAATGGCAACGACGTACCGCCAGGATCTCAACGCTGCCACCATGCTGGGTCAGTCCAAGACGGCGATCCAAGCGGAAATCGATTCAGCAGCGGAGCTCATCGACTTTATACG AATGAATGCCTATTTTCTGAAGGAGGTCACTAAGTACCAGCCTATCAGCGAGAACATAAAGGTCACAAAGAACTCTTTGCGCTATCGTGGCATTGATGGTTTCATCGCCGCTGTCAGCCCCTTTAACTTTACGGCTATAGGAGGCAACTTGTCCTACACGCCAGCTCTGATG GGAAACGGTGTGCTGTGGAAACCCTCGGACACTGCCATACTGTCCAACTGGATTATTTTCAAGATTATGCGCGAAGCGGGAGTGCCCGATGGAGTCGTCAACTTTGTGCCTGCCGATGGTCCCGTGTTTGGGGACACGATTACGGCCAGTCCCCACCTGGCAGGAATCAATTTCACGGGCTCTGTGCC AACCTTCAACCGCCTGTGGAAGCAGGTGGGCAACAACATTGACAGCTACGTAAACTTTCCTCGCTTGACTGGTGAGTGTGGCGGCAAGAATTTCCACTTTATACATGCATCAGCCGATGTTGAGTCAGTGGTTACATCCACGATACGCTCAGCATTTGAGTACTGCGGCCAGAAGTGTTCCGCCTGCTCGCGCATGTATGTGCCTGAATCCCTGTGGCCACAG ATCAAGGAGGGCCTGCTACGAGAGGCAGCCAAGCTGAAGATTGGCGACGTTCAAGACTTCAGCAGCTTCACGTCGGCTGTGATTGATGACAAAGCATTTAAACGCATTACGGGCTACATTGAGCATGCCAAAAAATCCCCGAACCTCGAAATTCTCGCCGGCGGCACTTACTCAGACAGCAAGGGCTACTTTGTCAACCCGACTATTGTTCTCAGCAAGGATCCCAAGGACCGCATTATGACCGAGGAGATCTTCGGTCCCGTGCTGTCAATTTATGTGTACAAGGAGTCGGACCTCCTTGAGACCATGAAGCTGGTGCACACCTCTACGAAGTTTGCTTTAACCGGAGCAGTATTCGGGCAGGACGA GGATTTCGTCAAGTGCGCTCTGCAGGAGTTTAAAATGGCCGCTGGAAACTTCTACATCAACGACAAGTCCACTGGATCCGTGGTGGGCCAGCAGCCATTCGGAGGCGGACGAATGTCCGGCACCAATGACAAGGCCGGAGGACCACATTATATTCTGCGTTGGTCCTCTCCGCAATCCATCAAGGAGACCTTTGTACCACTGCGGGACGTCAACTATCCATACATGTGCGAGTAA
- the LOC120448888 gene encoding shematrin-like protein 1 isoform X1 has translation MSVKQTSSSSCYWFGLVLVAMILQPSASQYYGYPYYGGANAGAGAGSGYGSIYGSGMYGYPYNYGGYPYYSYPGYNPYSMYGGYGQYGYPYGGYPYGGNNMNVAYASSSGGFATASAGGSGYYG, from the exons ATGTCAGTGAAACAGACGAGCAGCTCCTCATGTtattggtttggtttggttctGGTCGCGATGATCCTGCAGCCCTCGGCGAGCCAATACTATGGATATCCCTACTACGGCGGGGCTAATGCGGGAGCAGGAGCGGGATCGGGATATGGCAGCATATACGGCAGTGGCATGTACGGATACCCCTACAACTACGGCGGATATCCGTACTACTCGTACCCCGGCTATAACCCGTACTCAATGTACGGCGGATACGGACAGTACGGGTACCCCTATGGGGGATATCCCTATGGTGGCAACAACATGA ACGTGGCCTACGCCAGCAGCAGTGGAGGATTCGCAACAGCAAGTGCGGGCGGAAGCGGATACTACGGCTAA
- the LOC120448888 gene encoding sulfur globule protein CV3 isoform X2: MSVKQTSSSSCYWFGLVLVAMILQPSASQYYGYPYYGGANAGAGAGSGYGSIYGSGMYGYPYNYGGYPYYSYPGYNPYSMYGGYGQYGYPYGGYPYGGNNMIFWTCFFL; this comes from the exons ATGTCAGTGAAACAGACGAGCAGCTCCTCATGTtattggtttggtttggttctGGTCGCGATGATCCTGCAGCCCTCGGCGAGCCAATACTATGGATATCCCTACTACGGCGGGGCTAATGCGGGAGCAGGAGCGGGATCGGGATATGGCAGCATATACGGCAGTGGCATGTACGGATACCCCTACAACTACGGCGGATATCCGTACTACTCGTACCCCGGCTATAACCCGTACTCAATGTACGGCGGATACGGACAGTACGGGTACCCCTATGGGGGATATCCCTATGGTGGCAACAACATGA TTTTCTGGACCTGTTTCTTTCTCTAG